One region of Roseovarius faecimaris genomic DNA includes:
- a CDS encoding aromatic ring-hydroxylating oxygenase subunit alpha: MSCPATIKQILRDHKDGMAMPREMYTSREVYDHDIASFWNRSWIWVGHICQLPEPGDYFLFDYGPESIIIVRDREGEIRAHLNVCRHRGSRVCVEQSGRARAFVCPYHAWTFELSGELRAGRAMGPDFDPGDYGLFPAQVRIFEGLIFVCASTDAPEIDAGLAQLAKLTAPFELANMKIAHQANYPVPANWKLAQENYLECYHCAPAHLDYARSHSLKNPADVEALMPALLDRAEAVGLPRETMSISSYEGGPVGADVYYRRYPLFEGYQTGSKSGAPLAPPLGRLTGHDGGATDIQVGLINFFLVYADHLVGYRFVPRGLQETDIQVVWMVRGDAEEGRDYDIDDLTWLWHVTTLDDERIIRHNQDGVNSHFFRPGPLAEMEWGIRHFYNGYLRMIGADRG, encoded by the coding sequence ATGAGCTGCCCGGCAACGATCAAGCAGATCCTGAGAGACCACAAGGACGGCATGGCCATGCCGCGCGAGATGTATACATCCCGCGAGGTCTACGATCATGACATCGCAAGCTTCTGGAATCGCAGTTGGATTTGGGTGGGTCATATCTGTCAGTTGCCCGAACCGGGGGATTATTTCCTGTTCGACTACGGCCCGGAATCGATCATCATCGTGCGCGACCGCGAGGGCGAGATCCGCGCGCATCTGAACGTCTGCCGCCACCGGGGCAGCCGCGTCTGCGTCGAGCAATCGGGCCGCGCCCGCGCCTTCGTCTGCCCCTATCACGCCTGGACGTTCGAGCTGTCGGGCGAATTGCGCGCGGGGCGCGCCATGGGGCCGGATTTCGACCCGGGAGATTATGGTCTGTTCCCGGCGCAGGTTCGCATTTTCGAAGGGCTGATCTTCGTTTGCGCCAGCACTGACGCGCCCGAGATCGATGCAGGGCTTGCGCAGCTTGCCAAGCTCACAGCGCCGTTTGAGCTGGCCAATATGAAGATCGCGCATCAGGCGAATTACCCGGTGCCAGCCAATTGGAAGCTGGCGCAGGAGAATTATCTGGAATGCTATCACTGCGCGCCTGCGCATCTGGATTATGCCCGCTCGCACTCGCTGAAAAACCCGGCGGATGTCGAGGCGCTGATGCCTGCTCTGCTGGACCGGGCCGAAGCGGTGGGCCTGCCGCGCGAAACGATGTCGATTTCCTCTTACGAGGGCGGCCCGGTTGGGGCGGATGTCTATTATCGCCGCTACCCGCTTTTTGAAGGCTACCAGACCGGAAGCAAATCCGGCGCGCCGCTTGCCCCCCCGCTGGGGCGGCTGACAGGCCATGACGGCGGGGCCACGGATATCCAGGTGGGTCTAATCAATTTCTTCCTCGTCTATGCGGATCATCTGGTGGGCTATCGCTTTGTGCCGCGCGGGCTGCAGGAAACCGATATTCAGGTGGTCTGGATGGTGCGCGGCGATGCCGAGGAAGGGCGTGATTATGATATCGATGATCTCACCTGGCTGTGGCATGTCACCACGCTCGATGACGAGCGGATCATCCGGCACAATCAGGACGGGGTGAACTCACATTTCTTCCGACCCGGACCGTTGGCCGAGATGGAATGGGGCATTCGCCATTTCTATAATGGCTATCTGCGGATGATCGGTGCGGATCGGGGCTGA
- a CDS encoding FAD-dependent oxidoreductase: MSDSSRYSVLFEPVKIGAVTAPNRFYQVPHCNGMGHVRPRGEAANRGMKAAGGWGVVATQETEIHPTSDVSPFAENRLWDAADIPALRLMTDAVHEHGSLAAIELVHNGNHAQNLLSRAPILAPSDMSVDYPIPKQARAMDKTDIRNLRRWHREAALRARDAGFDIIYVYAGHNMTIAQHFMLPHMNQRTDEYGGSLENRVRLTRELLEETHEAVGDTCGVAFRFAVDEMLGADGMQAQEEGRAVVEMLAELPDLWDVNVCEWANDSVTTRFQPEDGYQNEYISFVKSLTTKPVVGVGRLGNPDLMVSMIGKGIVDMIGAARPSIADPFLPNKIREGRIEDIRECIGCNICVSADSLAVSIRCTQNPTQGEEWRRGWHPEVIAPKASDAEALVVGAGPAGLECAMQLARRGYEVTLAEAGVEPGGRVARESRLPGLGAWARVVDYRMHDLSQRANARLFMESALDAEQVGELGIPHVFLATGAHWRADGIGRSTLRRPPVLDGSVPVFTPDDLMAGRLPEAGPVLIYDDDHGYMAGVLAEQLAQAGLEVIFATPESIVSHFTTLTLEQHRVQARLIELGVDIRCNHVLRGVQSGQAHLACSYSDRVSPVECAAAVLVTERRRETALYDALKDSGLATLELIGDAAMPALIADAVYSGHMAARNFERDPAEVDADWFRREIPSLTVEGGRS; encoded by the coding sequence ATGTCAGATTCCAGCCGCTATTCGGTGCTGTTTGAGCCTGTGAAGATCGGAGCTGTGACGGCACCCAACCGCTTCTATCAGGTGCCTCACTGTAACGGCATGGGCCATGTCCGCCCCCGGGGGGAGGCGGCGAACCGGGGGATGAAAGCCGCCGGTGGCTGGGGTGTTGTGGCCACGCAGGAGACCGAGATTCACCCTACCTCCGATGTCTCGCCCTTTGCCGAGAACCGGCTGTGGGACGCGGCGGATATACCCGCCCTGCGGCTGATGACTGACGCGGTACACGAGCATGGCAGCCTTGCCGCGATCGAACTTGTCCATAACGGCAACCACGCGCAAAACCTGCTGAGCCGTGCGCCGATCCTGGCTCCGTCGGACATGTCGGTGGACTATCCGATCCCGAAACAGGCCCGCGCGATGGACAAGACCGATATCCGCAATCTGCGCCGCTGGCATCGCGAGGCTGCGCTGCGCGCGCGCGATGCGGGGTTTGACATCATCTATGTCTATGCCGGGCACAACATGACCATCGCGCAGCACTTCATGTTGCCGCATATGAACCAGCGGACAGATGAATATGGCGGCTCGCTTGAGAACCGCGTGCGGCTGACACGCGAGTTGCTGGAAGAAACCCATGAGGCCGTGGGTGACACCTGTGGCGTGGCGTTCCGCTTTGCCGTGGATGAGATGCTGGGCGCGGATGGCATGCAGGCGCAGGAAGAGGGCAGGGCGGTGGTCGAAATGCTCGCCGAGCTTCCCGACCTGTGGGATGTCAACGTGTGCGAATGGGCCAATGACTCCGTCACAACGCGGTTCCAGCCTGAGGATGGCTATCAGAATGAATATATCTCCTTCGTGAAATCGCTCACCACCAAGCCCGTGGTGGGCGTCGGGCGATTGGGTAATCCCGACCTGATGGTGTCGATGATAGGCAAGGGCATCGTCGACATGATCGGCGCGGCGCGGCCGTCGATTGCCGATCCGTTTCTGCCGAACAAGATCAGGGAAGGGAGGATCGAGGATATTCGCGAATGCATCGGCTGCAATATCTGCGTTTCGGCGGACAGCCTGGCGGTCTCGATCCGCTGCACCCAGAACCCGACACAGGGCGAGGAATGGCGGCGCGGCTGGCATCCGGAGGTGATTGCACCAAAAGCGAGCGATGCTGAGGCGCTTGTGGTTGGTGCCGGGCCCGCGGGCCTGGAATGCGCCATGCAACTGGCGCGGCGCGGCTATGAGGTGACGCTGGCCGAGGCCGGGGTCGAGCCAGGCGGGCGCGTGGCCCGCGAAAGCCGCCTGCCGGGCCTTGGGGCCTGGGCGCGCGTCGTGGATTACCGAATGCATGACCTCAGCCAGCGCGCCAATGCGCGGCTTTTCATGGAGAGCGCGCTTGACGCCGAACAGGTGGGTGAATTGGGCATCCCGCACGTATTCCTGGCCACCGGGGCGCATTGGCGGGCCGATGGCATCGGCCGCTCTACCCTACGCCGCCCGCCCGTGCTTGACGGCTCCGTGCCGGTCTTCACCCCCGATGACCTGATGGCCGGGCGTCTGCCGGAGGCGGGGCCGGTTCTGATCTATGACGATGATCACGGCTACATGGCGGGTGTCCTCGCCGAGCAACTGGCGCAGGCCGGGCTTGAGGTCATATTCGCAACCCCCGAGAGCATCGTGTCGCATTTCACCACACTCACGCTCGAGCAGCACCGGGTGCAGGCGCGGCTGATCGAATTGGGGGTCGATATCCGCTGCAATCACGTGTTGCGCGGGGTGCAGAGCGGACAGGCGCATCTGGCCTGCAGTTATTCCGACCGGGTGTCCCCGGTGGAGTGCGCCGCCGCCGTGCTTGTCACTGAGCGCCGCCGCGAGACCGCACTTTATGACGCGCTCAAGGACAGCGGCCTTGCGACGCTGGAACTGATCGGCGACGCCGCCATGCCCGCGCTGATCGCTGACGCGGTCTATTCGGGGCACATGGCGGCCCGCAATTTCGAACGCGACCCTGCCGAGGTGGACGCCGACTGGTTCCGCCGCGAAATCCCGAGCCTGACAGTAGAAGGAGGCCGCTCATGA
- a CDS encoding TetR/AcrR family transcriptional regulator, with protein MTAPDPEQKHARRDPERHREALITATLDLIAEIGVPETTVSRIIERAGLSRGMIHLHFGGKDQLLIAAAQSFSASFSAEMETQLACAGDDPADVILTAIEAEMSAPLMNERSARIWHAFRGIANPSPEIAHECGTRGGLARDALLRAFRQLAKETRAPDPETLAQDASYGTMALLEGVYVDYLANTGRFSRTDALRAIRRYLAGLFPERF; from the coding sequence ATGACCGCACCTGATCCAGAACAGAAACATGCGCGCCGCGATCCGGAGAGGCACCGCGAGGCGCTGATCACTGCCACGCTCGATCTGATAGCCGAGATCGGCGTGCCCGAAACAACCGTCAGCCGTATCATTGAGCGCGCAGGCCTCTCGCGCGGGATGATCCACCTGCATTTCGGCGGCAAGGACCAGCTTTTGATCGCCGCCGCGCAATCCTTCAGCGCGTCCTTCAGCGCCGAGATGGAAACGCAGCTTGCCTGCGCGGGTGACGACCCGGCGGACGTGATCCTGACCGCGATTGAGGCCGAGATGAGCGCCCCGCTGATGAACGAGCGGTCAGCCCGGATCTGGCATGCCTTTCGCGGCATCGCCAACCCCAGCCCCGAGATCGCCCATGAATGCGGCACCCGTGGCGGGCTGGCGCGCGATGCGCTTTTGCGGGCATTCCGTCAACTCGCCAAGGAGACGCGCGCACCCGACCCGGAAACGCTGGCGCAGGATGCAAGCTATGGCACGATGGCGCTGCTCGAAGGGGTTTACGTGGATTACCTCGCCAATACCGGCCGCTTCTCACGCACCGATGCTCTGCGCGCGATCCGCAGATACCTTGCCGGGCTGTTCCCTGAGCGTTTCTGA
- a CDS encoding ABC transporter transmembrane domain-containing protein, which translates to MVRQTPESADAQDREKSKKVSALAHLWPFILPYRMLAAAALMALVLTATVSLILPMAVRRVVDNFGTHDDAILDLYFAAAVGIAALLAIGTGLRYMLVTRLGERVVADIRKAVFDRVIGLSPAFFEKTMTGEVLSRITTDTTLILSVIGSSVSIALRNLLIFVGGLVLMLFTSVKLTGMVLLLVPLVIVPILVLGRRLRVLSRENQDWIAESSGKASEALLSVQTVQAFTHEGESRARFSDVTEKSFDAARRRITTRAVMTVIVIFLVFTGIVGVLWMGARDVRAADMTAGALVQFVIYSVMVAGSVAALSEIWGELQRAAGATERLVELLRAEDHVTDPAEPLPVPQPARGAIRFEDVSFSYPSRPGSPALDHLSIDIAPGETVAIVGPSGAGKTTIIQLIQRFYDPDQGRILLDGVPLSQMKRVEFRQAMALVPQDPVIFAASARDNIRFGRLDASDAEIEAAARAAAAHDFIAALPEGYDSFVGERGVMLSGGQKQRIAIARAILRDAPVLLLDEATSALDAESERAVQQAVDAMARSRTTVIVAHRLATVKKADRIIVMDQGRIVATGTHDSLVAEDGLYARLARLQFTGAEAA; encoded by the coding sequence ATGGTGCGCCAGACCCCAGAAAGCGCGGATGCGCAGGACCGCGAAAAATCCAAGAAAGTCAGTGCACTGGCTCACCTTTGGCCGTTTATCCTGCCGTACCGGATGCTCGCCGCGGCCGCGCTGATGGCGCTGGTGCTGACGGCGACTGTCTCGCTCATCCTGCCGATGGCCGTGCGCCGTGTGGTGGACAATTTCGGCACCCATGATGACGCCATCCTCGATCTCTATTTTGCGGCGGCGGTGGGTATCGCGGCCTTGCTCGCGATCGGGACGGGCTTGCGCTACATGCTTGTCACCCGGCTGGGTGAGCGTGTCGTGGCCGATATCCGGAAGGCGGTGTTCGACCGGGTGATCGGGCTGAGCCCGGCGTTTTTCGAGAAGACCATGACCGGCGAGGTCCTCAGCCGTATCACCACCGACACCACGCTTATCCTCAGCGTGATCGGATCCTCCGTTTCGATCGCCCTGCGCAACCTTCTGATCTTTGTCGGCGGTCTTGTTCTGATGCTGTTCACATCGGTCAAGCTCACCGGGATGGTGCTTTTGCTGGTGCCTCTGGTGATCGTGCCGATCCTCGTGCTGGGGCGGCGCCTGCGCGTCCTGAGCCGCGAGAACCAGGACTGGATTGCCGAAAGCTCGGGCAAAGCGTCCGAGGCGCTTTTGAGCGTGCAGACCGTGCAGGCCTTTACCCATGAGGGTGAAAGCCGGGCGCGGTTCTCGGATGTGACCGAGAAAAGCTTTGATGCGGCGCGCAGGCGGATCACCACAAGGGCGGTGATGACGGTGATCGTGATCTTTCTGGTCTTTACCGGCATTGTCGGTGTGCTGTGGATGGGCGCGCGGGATGTGCGCGCCGCAGACATGACTGCCGGTGCGCTGGTGCAGTTTGTCATTTACTCCGTGATGGTGGCGGGCTCTGTTGCCGCTTTGTCCGAGATCTGGGGAGAGTTGCAGCGTGCCGCCGGCGCGACCGAACGGCTGGTCGAGCTTTTGCGCGCCGAGGATCATGTCACCGACCCTGCTGAGCCGCTGCCCGTGCCGCAGCCCGCCCGCGGGGCGATCCGATTTGAGGATGTCAGTTTCAGCTATCCGTCGCGGCCCGGCAGTCCGGCGCTTGACCATCTCTCGATTGACATCGCACCGGGGGAAACGGTGGCGATTGTCGGCCCCTCTGGCGCCGGGAAGACCACGATCATTCAACTGATCCAGCGCTTTTACGATCCCGACCAGGGGCGGATCCTGCTGGACGGAGTCCCGCTTTCACAGATGAAACGGGTGGAGTTTCGTCAGGCGATGGCACTGGTGCCGCAGGATCCGGTGATCTTCGCCGCTTCGGCGCGCGACAATATCCGTTTTGGCCGTCTCGATGCCAGCGATGCCGAGATCGAAGCCGCCGCCCGCGCCGCCGCCGCGCATGACTTTATCGCGGCGCTGCCCGAGGGCTATGACAGCTTTGTCGGTGAACGTGGCGTGATGCTCTCGGGGGGGCAGAAGCAGCGGATCGCCATTGCCCGTGCTATTCTGCGGGATGCCCCGGTGCTGCTGCTGGATGAAGCGACATCGGCGCTCGATGCGGAAAGCGAGCGCGCGGTGCAACAGGCGGTCGATGCCATGGCGCGCAGCCGCACCACGGTGATCGTGGCGCACAGGCTGGCAACGGTGAAAAAGGCGGATCGGATCATCGTGATGGATCAGGGCCGGATCGTGGCGACCGGCACACATGACAGCCTTGTTGCCGAGGACGGGCTCTATGCCCGGCTGGCCCGCCTGCAATTCACCGGGGCCGAAGCCGCCTGA
- a CDS encoding amino acid synthesis family protein gives MTLSIADAPRADELILCMALSDGTRIHPRVGSRPSKT, from the coding sequence ATGACGCTCAGCATCGCCGATGCCCCGCGCGCCGATGAGTTGATCCTGTGTATGGCGCTGTCTGATGGCACGCGCATTCACCCCAGAGTGGGGTCCAGACCTTCCAAAACATGA
- a CDS encoding amino acid synthesis family protein yields MIVRKTIFIRETLTADEMGRKSDPATRVAAMAVVRNPFAGQDQTDLSDLFDVAAKLGTSLSRELVLMLPRAAVSYGKAALVGVAGTMEHGAAVLHPKLGAPMRASIGGGKALIPANHKIGSVGDRIDLPLGHKG; encoded by the coding sequence ATGATCGTGCGCAAGACCATCTTTATCAGAGAAACGCTCACCGCTGACGAAATGGGCCGCAAAAGCGATCCGGCGACGCGTGTCGCGGCGATGGCGGTCGTTCGGAACCCCTTCGCAGGACAGGACCAAACCGATTTGTCCGATCTGTTCGATGTCGCGGCGAAGCTTGGCACAAGCTTGTCCAGAGAACTTGTTCTGATGCTGCCGCGCGCCGCGGTGAGCTATGGAAAGGCTGCGCTTGTCGGAGTGGCAGGCACAATGGAACACGGCGCCGCCGTTTTGCATCCCAAGCTGGGTGCGCCGATGCGGGCGTCGATCGGGGGCGGCAAAGCTCTGATACCAGCCAACCACAAGATCGGTTCGGTAGGGGACCGGATCGACCTGCCGCTTGGTCACAAAGGATGA
- a CDS encoding CynX/NimT family MFS transporter encodes MCWRILVLLFLARIALGFQFQALASVSDELVAVLGVDYASVGLLVGLFMAPGLVLALPAGYLGRMVADREMVVMGLVALALGGLVSSMASSSVGVGLGRVIAGVGFLFTTLYFTKMVTDWFEGRAIATAMSILVMSWPFGIAMGQVGHAWLAMTFDWRAPFLVASAYCLIAAIAVFFLYRTPEPRGQSAPANTMRLNRQEWYLVFCAAAAWGVFNAAYVTYLTFGPKVLEASGVPGLTAAGVISIGSWLMIASGVICGLIVDRFGRRDMILSVCMVGAVVALWMLSLPGAGVAASLIFGLVGMAPAGVIMALAGMALRPQVHAFGMGIFFTVYYAFMLATPPVAGAILDATGRPQGSILLAMVLFASVVPCALAFTFIKSRPSRAGRTGQVA; translated from the coding sequence ATGTGCTGGCGGATCCTTGTCCTTCTGTTCTTGGCTCGGATCGCGCTGGGCTTTCAATTTCAGGCTCTGGCGTCCGTCAGCGATGAACTCGTCGCGGTTTTGGGGGTGGATTACGCCAGCGTGGGTCTTTTGGTCGGACTGTTCATGGCTCCGGGTCTCGTGCTGGCACTTCCCGCAGGTTATCTCGGGCGCATGGTCGCAGACCGCGAGATGGTCGTGATGGGATTGGTCGCGCTGGCCCTAGGCGGCCTTGTGTCTTCGATGGCGTCAAGCAGTGTTGGTGTTGGCCTGGGCCGTGTGATCGCGGGGGTCGGGTTCCTCTTTACGACGCTTTACTTCACCAAGATGGTGACGGATTGGTTCGAAGGGCGGGCGATTGCAACTGCGATGAGTATCCTCGTGATGTCCTGGCCTTTTGGGATCGCAATGGGGCAGGTGGGGCATGCCTGGCTCGCGATGACCTTCGACTGGCGCGCGCCCTTCCTGGTGGCCTCGGCCTATTGTCTGATTGCAGCCATCGCGGTGTTTTTCCTTTACCGTACACCTGAACCGCGCGGCCAGTCAGCCCCTGCCAACACTATGCGGTTGAACAGGCAGGAATGGTATCTGGTGTTCTGCGCAGCGGCAGCCTGGGGCGTGTTTAACGCAGCTTACGTAACCTATTTGACGTTCGGGCCCAAGGTGCTGGAAGCAAGCGGTGTTCCGGGTTTGACAGCCGCAGGCGTCATCAGCATAGGCAGTTGGTTGATGATCGCTTCGGGTGTGATCTGCGGTCTGATCGTCGATCGCTTCGGACGCCGGGATATGATCCTGTCGGTTTGCATGGTCGGCGCTGTGGTCGCTCTCTGGATGCTGAGCCTGCCTGGTGCGGGGGTTGCGGCGAGCCTGATCTTCGGTCTTGTCGGCATGGCCCCTGCGGGGGTGATCATGGCCCTGGCCGGAATGGCGCTTCGGCCGCAGGTGCACGCGTTTGGAATGGGCATCTTCTTCACCGTCTATTACGCCTTCATGCTGGCCACACCCCCTGTTGCCGGTGCCATTCTTGACGCCACCGGTCGCCCGCAGGGCTCGATCCTGCTGGCCATGGTCCTCTTTGCAAGTGTCGTACCCTGCGCGCTGGCATTCACCTTTATCAAATCTCGCCCAAGTCGGGCAGGCCGAACGGGACAGGTGGCATGA
- a CDS encoding nuclear transport factor 2 family protein — protein sequence MTTSETATVFFEACETGKGWSACQAWCRDGATFACQADALADIKTLADYCEWMKNLLTPVPDGRYVLTGFAVDEARSTAIATAEFHGTQTGQGGPVPPTGKAVVSDYAYVMRFDGEKITHMTKIWNDVQALRGLGWA from the coding sequence ATGACGACCAGCGAAACAGCCACTGTTTTCTTCGAGGCATGCGAAACCGGCAAGGGGTGGTCCGCCTGCCAAGCCTGGTGCCGCGATGGTGCGACCTTTGCCTGCCAGGCCGATGCGCTTGCCGATATCAAGACGCTTGCGGACTATTGCGAGTGGATGAAGAACTTGCTGACGCCTGTTCCGGATGGGCGCTATGTGTTGACGGGCTTTGCAGTAGATGAGGCGCGCAGCACTGCGATCGCGACAGCCGAGTTTCACGGCACCCAGACGGGCCAAGGAGGTCCGGTGCCACCCACCGGAAAGGCCGTGGTTTCGGATTACGCTTACGTTATGCGGTTCGACGGCGAAAAAATCACCCATATGACAAAAATCTGGAACGATGTCCAAGCGCTGCGCGGTTTGGGCTGGGCGTGA
- a CDS encoding LuxR C-terminal-related transcriptional regulator, whose translation MPRRKQWLFRWSSLKSLLIFALVGPVIFAETSGPGYRSDAASDVVECGITTARIALREGGAERQMSEQLSDRELEVAAAYVDGQTYKEIARHLKIAPSTVRTHLRTVYRKLGVTSRMELLSALSPTGDSASTSRDDADLIAELSLELDEAMRRERVLARVLRIISQQGHDLPSVIAAVLDHTLELCEAEFGILFEYCGGLRFRAQQSRNIPERFAAWLTDQGAFSVDADTGLGRVATRLSTVNIADVRAEDIYQSGAPLRIATADLGKARSFVAIPMMSGTRLLGVFTIYRTRVHPFQDRSLELAQLFADQAAIAIENARLKATLDHSDIPPEPAAASVPPLLAVLPFRAADETDEDAHRLGRQVAAGLSMELASHPLFRVINQTSSFSPRLKDQSVLQCAEYLGARFVASGSVRSLGAGRYRMSLDLHEAGRPAAIYQDILTYDNTGTSGLLESLILRLCAAIGTRTERSFLAAAKARGDRSPHALDQFLLGLEHHHAHHEAGYFKARQHFQNAVTLDPGFARAEAALAITYVREWFWNSDTTELLDIAETHARKALSLDAEDAWSLTASGVVALYKRCHSEANTSFDLALGRAPYDAYVVSRAGLGRFYNGDFEDAVSLFQRAVTLDPLHADRQLGMLGHAYLHLGRYDEALTALKAVQEPLQWELAWTAACQALAGDNGHEQTTRSYRKQFGQSAQSYRVQTRPFKNEADMRRLDAAMRKAGLH comes from the coding sequence ATGCCTCGAAGAAAACAGTGGCTGTTTCGCTGGTCGTCATTAAAATCGCTCCTGATCTTTGCGTTGGTCGGTCCAGTGATATTTGCAGAGACCTCTGGCCCCGGATATCGGTCAGATGCAGCATCCGATGTGGTAGAATGTGGTATAACGACGGCTCGGATCGCATTGCGGGAGGGGGGCGCGGAAAGACAAATGAGTGAACAACTCAGCGATCGCGAGTTGGAGGTTGCGGCGGCCTATGTGGATGGACAGACCTACAAAGAGATCGCGCGTCATCTGAAAATTGCGCCTTCGACGGTCCGCACGCATTTGAGGACCGTCTACCGCAAGCTCGGCGTGACATCGCGGATGGAGCTTTTGAGTGCTCTGAGCCCGACCGGGGATAGCGCTTCGACATCCCGCGACGACGCGGATCTGATTGCAGAACTCTCGCTGGAACTGGACGAAGCGATGCGGCGCGAACGTGTTTTGGCGCGTGTACTGCGGATTATCAGCCAACAGGGCCATGACCTGCCGTCGGTGATTGCTGCCGTGCTCGATCACACGCTTGAACTATGCGAGGCAGAGTTCGGCATTCTGTTCGAATATTGCGGCGGGCTTCGCTTTCGGGCGCAGCAGTCGCGCAACATTCCCGAGCGCTTCGCGGCCTGGCTGACCGATCAGGGGGCCTTTTCCGTGGATGCGGATACAGGACTTGGACGGGTCGCTACGCGTTTGTCGACCGTGAACATCGCGGATGTCCGCGCCGAAGACATCTACCAATCCGGCGCACCGCTACGCATCGCAACCGCGGATTTGGGCAAGGCGCGGTCGTTTGTGGCAATCCCGATGATGTCAGGCACCCGGCTTTTGGGCGTCTTCACGATCTACCGGACCCGGGTTCACCCGTTTCAGGACCGTAGCCTTGAGCTTGCGCAACTTTTCGCAGACCAGGCGGCGATTGCCATCGAGAACGCCCGCCTGAAGGCAACACTGGACCATTCCGATATCCCGCCCGAGCCTGCCGCTGCTTCAGTCCCTCCGCTGCTTGCTGTCCTGCCCTTTCGCGCCGCCGATGAAACGGACGAAGACGCGCACCGTTTGGGTCGGCAGGTCGCTGCCGGATTGTCGATGGAGCTTGCGAGCCACCCTCTGTTTCGAGTGATCAACCAGACATCCAGTTTTTCGCCGAGATTGAAGGATCAGTCCGTCTTGCAATGCGCTGAGTATCTGGGCGCCCGCTTTGTCGCATCCGGTTCGGTCAGAAGCCTCGGCGCGGGTCGATATCGCATGTCGCTTGATCTCCACGAAGCCGGACGGCCCGCCGCAATCTATCAAGACATCCTAACCTACGACAACACAGGCACATCCGGGTTACTTGAAAGCCTCATCCTGAGGTTGTGTGCGGCCATCGGCACCCGCACGGAACGATCGTTTCTTGCCGCAGCGAAAGCGCGCGGGGATCGAAGCCCGCATGCGCTCGATCAGTTTCTCCTTGGGTTGGAGCATCACCACGCGCATCACGAGGCGGGCTATTTCAAGGCCAGACAACATTTTCAGAATGCGGTGACGTTGGACCCCGGCTTCGCGCGGGCCGAAGCAGCCCTTGCGATCACCTATGTGCGCGAATGGTTCTGGAACAGCGACACGACAGAATTGCTGGATATCGCCGAGACCCACGCGCGCAAGGCCCTGTCGCTGGACGCGGAGGACGCTTGGTCACTCACCGCGTCCGGCGTCGTGGCGCTTTACAAGCGCTGTCATAGCGAAGCGAATACGAGCTTTGACCTCGCGTTGGGGCGCGCGCCTTACGATGCCTATGTCGTATCCCGGGCTGGCCTGGGCCGGTTTTACAATGGAGATTTCGAGGACGCGGTCAGCTTGTTTCAGCGCGCCGTGACACTTGACCCGCTTCATGCCGATCGCCAACTGGGGATGCTGGGCCATGCCTACCTGCATCTGGGGCGCTACGACGAGGCACTGACCGCGCTGAAGGCGGTGCAAGAGCCCCTGCAATGGGAACTCGCCTGGACGGCGGCCTGTCAGGCACTCGCCGGTGACAACGGCCATGAGCAGACAACAAGGAGCTACCGCAAACAATTTGGCCAAAGCGCGCAATCCTACCGGGTACAAACGCGCCCGTTCAAAAATGAAGCAGACATGCGAAGGTTGGATGCGGCGATGAGAAAGGCCGGCTTGCATTAG